A single window of Pirellulales bacterium DNA harbors:
- a CDS encoding DUF1559 domain-containing protein encodes MKLRKFDVLSLHAGHILGNVKKQNRPAFTLVELLVVITIIGMLAALLFPAVNSAREAAHRVTCMNNQRNFALAMHEHNFFHTDDGYFPGYRQILKVTDATTGNTTDLAVVNWQVILMQHMRPDVYQAITTGAMGQSTSATPQLPYWDISVCPSDSTIQGHTSPWTSYVANTGLIDSPAPNSSGTYTVNIGGNPLPTWTPPPFPIESTANGIFQDAVLGATVTVIAGTPPSVTVVQPKVKVDFRDSRSTTLMFTENLDAHFYTAYDSTNNTIPLLTVPTTAGTVTAAQQGQWLSYLNQQQYGDCWERGAGFIWWDTSTANSANPPSYPTNTAPPYVVAGINGAKGDYDPGSLGWPANPSDALTAPVNPPTVPTVNSNYAARPSSNHPGGVVVVFADASTRFLREDIDYPTYCMLMTPDGMKATTWSHTVAGVSWQSFYPLQDGSY; translated from the coding sequence ATGAAACTGCGCAAATTCGATGTTCTCTCCCTGCATGCAGGGCACATCTTAGGGAACGTCAAAAAACAGAACCGGCCCGCCTTCACGCTCGTGGAATTGCTGGTGGTAATCACCATTATCGGCATGTTGGCGGCGCTATTGTTCCCGGCCGTAAACAGTGCGCGCGAGGCGGCACACCGTGTGACGTGCATGAACAATCAGCGGAATTTCGCGCTCGCCATGCACGAACACAACTTTTTCCACACAGATGACGGCTATTTTCCGGGCTATCGACAGATTTTGAAAGTGACCGATGCCACCACGGGAAATACTACAGATCTGGCCGTGGTCAACTGGCAAGTCATCCTCATGCAGCACATGCGGCCCGATGTTTATCAGGCCATCACCACCGGCGCGATGGGCCAATCGACGAGCGCCACTCCGCAATTGCCGTATTGGGATATTTCTGTTTGCCCCAGCGACAGTACCATTCAAGGGCATACCAGCCCTTGGACCAGTTATGTGGCGAATACAGGCTTGATCGATTCCCCAGCTCCTAACTCATCCGGTACGTACACGGTCAACATTGGTGGAAACCCTCTGCCCACTTGGACTCCGCCTCCATTTCCCATCGAATCGACCGCCAATGGCATTTTCCAAGATGCTGTTTTAGGAGCGACGGTTACAGTCATCGCCGGCACGCCGCCGAGCGTGACAGTAGTTCAACCGAAAGTGAAAGTGGACTTCAGAGATTCGCGGTCAACAACGCTGATGTTTACAGAAAATCTCGACGCTCATTTTTACACCGCTTACGATTCAACCAATAACACGATTCCCTTGCTTACCGTACCCACTACCGCGGGAACTGTCACAGCGGCGCAACAAGGCCAGTGGTTATCGTACTTGAATCAGCAACAATATGGCGATTGCTGGGAGCGCGGCGCCGGATTTATCTGGTGGGATACCTCCACTGCTAACTCGGCGAATCCGCCAAGCTATCCAACTAACACGGCGCCTCCTTATGTTGTGGCCGGAATCAATGGCGCCAAGGGAGATTACGATCCGGGCAGCCTCGGCTGGCCTGCCAATCCATCCGACGCCTTAACGGCGCCTGTTAATCCTCCGACAGTGCCGACCGTGAACAGCAACTACGCAGCGCGGCCGTCGAGCAATCATCCCGGTGGAGTGGTAGTCGTTTTCGCAGATGCCAGCACAAGATTTCTGCGCGAAGATATTGATTACCCGACTTATTGCATGTTAATGACACCTGACGGCATGAAGGCCACCACTTGGTCACACACCGTGGCCGGCGTCAGTTGGCAATCGTTTTATCCGCTGCAAGACGGTTCGTACTAA
- a CDS encoding response regulator — protein sequence MPTVLVVDDSPVDRRLAGGILEKCSGLKVEYATNGAEALEKIQNSPPDAVLTDLQMPKMDGLELVGAVRSRFPLVPVILMTAHGSEDIAVQALARGASSYVPKPKLAQELPEVLESVLAVSKADRHNERLGECLHRTANDFVLDNDTALVYPLVDHCQRLVTRMKLCDETGRIRVGIALEEALLNALYHGNLELSADQLREARSGMISNGNGNLIEQRRKQAPYRDRRIHFQVSVSPKEASFVIRDEGRGFNPADVPDPTDPANLERESGRGLLLMRTFMDDVQYAADGRQVTLIKRLDSAK from the coding sequence ATGCCTACGGTACTGGTTGTCGACGATTCGCCGGTTGACCGGCGCTTAGCCGGCGGCATTTTGGAAAAATGTTCAGGCTTGAAAGTCGAATATGCGACCAACGGCGCCGAGGCGCTGGAGAAAATTCAAAATTCGCCGCCTGATGCCGTGCTGACCGATTTGCAAATGCCAAAAATGGACGGCTTGGAATTGGTGGGGGCCGTGCGCAGCCGATTCCCCTTGGTGCCGGTCATTTTGATGACGGCCCACGGCAGCGAAGATATTGCCGTGCAAGCGCTGGCCCGCGGCGCATCTAGCTACGTGCCCAAGCCCAAGCTGGCGCAGGAATTGCCCGAGGTGCTGGAATCGGTGTTGGCGGTTTCCAAAGCCGATCGGCACAACGAGCGGCTCGGAGAATGCCTGCACCGCACCGCTAACGATTTTGTCTTGGATAATGACACCGCGTTGGTGTATCCGCTGGTCGATCATTGCCAACGGCTGGTCACGCGCATGAAATTGTGCGATGAAACCGGCCGCATTCGCGTGGGGATTGCCCTGGAAGAGGCGCTCTTGAACGCTTTGTATCATGGCAACCTGGAATTGTCGGCCGATCAACTTCGCGAAGCCCGCAGCGGCATGATCAGCAACGGCAATGGAAATTTGATCGAGCAGCGCCGGAAGCAGGCCCCGTATCGCGATCGGCGAATTCATTTTCAGGTGTCGGTTAGTCCGAAAGAGGCGAGTTTTGTCATTCGCGACGAAGGCCGGGGCTTTAATCCGGCCGACGTGCCCGACCCGACCGATCCGGCCAATTTGGAGCGGGAAAGCGGTCGTGGCTTGCTGTTGATGCGCACTTTCATGGACGACGTGCAATACGCGGCAGATGGGCGGCAAGTGACTTTGATTAAGCGCCTGGACTCGGCGAAATGA
- a CDS encoding response regulator: protein MKDNDWLSSPGGVVSREVGELAPLATWWRYGVPLAVLILGLAGTVWAYFWAVQLVHARAEQAFLAETNLIAPSLARALRQLPDTSDSSLNDVVSPIELQSVGVESAYEIDPKGERKLVYPYAASATATEKASNAALFHRRAPITQRDRTWDFSFYSLPEFENAEIDHLTPQVVLWGGVMLSILMSGILWSGGARRAAAIALARRVTVSLRESEQRLQAILDNTSNVVYMKDPLGRYVLVNRRFEQLFKKSRQEVLGKSDQELFPSNDANAYRENDQRVLATGLPVEVEEPVQHDDGLHTYISNKFALLDPQGQPYAVGGVSTDITAQKNAEQALRDAEARFYSLVENLPLRTWSKDLQGRFTFANRNLCRSHGRPLEEIVGKNDFDFSPPHLAAKYQRDDHRVVDSKQVFEAIEEFQGSDGKKRYIQVFKAPVLNAQGDAVGTQGMSWDVTDRVLAEKATQQAKDAAEAANRAKSVFVANMSHEIRTPMNGIIGMSELLLDMPLTSDQREYVMMVNESADSLLSLINDVLDLSKVEAGKLDLEFIPFELGEVLGDALKLLALRADKKGLELAWRMQPDVPEVVVGDPARLRQIIINLVGNAIKFTDRGEVVLRVQTFKESGAPTISAAAAPGQQLSSAAPHTAATTAGSAFADGGGNRSSTESGGFAILTQQRAAALFGRQVVLQFSIVDTGIGIPEEKQRLVFEAFEQADSSTTRRYGGTGLGLTISSKIVELLGGRLWLESTAGAGSTFHFTARFGLPAEVLDDEPHDQPWQELRDLRVLIVDDNATHRGILNEIMHSWGIAATSVASADAAVAELRGGIAAGRPFQLVLVDAAMPGHDGFWLAEQIGSDTNLRATTIMMLSAMRRPDDSERCRRLGIQAYLAKPIKPSELLDAMMAALGPLVEHETHAEAMPHEAALPQRSLHVLLAEDSPVNQRVAMAMLEKGGHRVTVASNGRQAIAIFKKQPFNLVLMDVQMPEMDGLEATRAIREYEQSAGGHVPIVALTAHAMKGDRDRCLSSGMDAYVTKPIRSKELMRVIHSVVSATAGGPPPSEEKLPETPAGNGSPGSSNNGINWRQALESLDGNRQLLGELIDIFREECPKLRGEIGTAIDAGDLPGLRRAAHTLKGALGHLAAGSAQQLAQQVEDLARGQNLQGAIILWPRLQAELDQLTPALAEFAKQPC, encoded by the coding sequence ATGAAAGATAACGACTGGCTCTCCTCGCCCGGAGGCGTTGTCAGCCGAGAGGTCGGCGAATTGGCGCCGTTGGCGACATGGTGGCGCTACGGAGTGCCGCTGGCGGTATTGATTCTGGGATTGGCCGGCACGGTGTGGGCGTATTTTTGGGCCGTGCAACTTGTTCACGCGCGCGCCGAACAAGCCTTTCTAGCGGAAACGAACTTGATTGCGCCATCGCTGGCTCGGGCTTTGCGGCAACTCCCTGACACCTCCGATAGTTCGTTGAACGACGTTGTTTCCCCCATTGAACTGCAATCGGTGGGCGTGGAATCGGCCTATGAGATTGATCCCAAAGGGGAGCGGAAGTTGGTTTATCCGTATGCGGCTTCGGCAACGGCAACGGAAAAGGCTTCCAACGCCGCGCTGTTCCATCGCCGTGCACCGATTACCCAGCGCGATCGAACTTGGGATTTTTCGTTTTATTCGCTGCCGGAGTTTGAAAACGCGGAGATAGACCATCTCACGCCGCAAGTCGTGTTGTGGGGCGGGGTGATGCTGAGCATCTTGATGTCTGGCATTTTGTGGTCGGGGGGCGCACGCCGGGCGGCGGCCATTGCGTTGGCGCGGCGCGTGACGGTGTCGCTACGAGAAAGCGAGCAGCGACTGCAGGCAATTTTGGACAACACTTCCAACGTGGTGTACATGAAGGATCCGCTCGGGCGGTACGTGCTGGTGAACCGGCGTTTCGAACAGTTGTTCAAAAAGTCGCGGCAGGAAGTACTGGGCAAGAGCGACCAGGAATTGTTTCCATCAAACGATGCCAATGCCTACCGCGAAAACGATCAACGGGTTTTAGCAACCGGACTGCCGGTTGAGGTGGAAGAGCCCGTGCAGCATGACGATGGCTTGCACACTTATATTTCCAACAAATTTGCGCTACTCGATCCGCAAGGGCAGCCCTATGCAGTGGGAGGCGTGTCGACTGACATTACGGCCCAGAAAAACGCCGAACAGGCTTTGCGCGATGCGGAAGCGCGTTTCTATTCCCTGGTCGAAAATTTGCCGCTGCGCACTTGGAGCAAAGATTTGCAAGGGCGATTCACCTTCGCCAATCGAAACCTGTGCCGCAGCCACGGCCGACCGCTGGAGGAAATTGTCGGCAAGAACGATTTTGATTTCTCGCCGCCGCATTTGGCGGCCAAATACCAGCGCGACGATCACCGGGTGGTCGATTCCAAGCAGGTGTTCGAGGCCATTGAGGAATTTCAAGGCAGCGACGGCAAAAAGCGGTACATTCAAGTCTTCAAGGCGCCGGTGCTCAACGCACAAGGTGATGCCGTCGGCACGCAAGGCATGTCGTGGGACGTAACCGATCGTGTGTTGGCGGAAAAAGCTACGCAGCAGGCGAAAGATGCGGCCGAAGCGGCGAATCGCGCCAAAAGCGTATTTGTGGCCAACATGAGCCACGAAATTCGCACGCCCATGAACGGCATTATCGGCATGTCGGAACTGCTGCTGGATATGCCCCTCACCAGCGACCAGCGCGAATACGTGATGATGGTCAACGAATCGGCCGATTCGCTGCTGAGCCTCATCAACGACGTGCTCGATTTGTCGAAAGTGGAAGCCGGCAAGCTGGACTTGGAGTTCATTCCCTTCGAACTAGGCGAAGTGCTGGGGGACGCCTTGAAGTTGCTCGCGCTGCGGGCCGACAAAAAAGGGCTGGAGCTGGCCTGGCGCATGCAGCCCGATGTGCCGGAAGTGGTGGTGGGCGATCCGGCACGGCTGCGGCAAATCATCATCAACCTGGTCGGCAACGCCATCAAATTCACCGACCGTGGAGAAGTAGTGCTGCGAGTGCAAACGTTCAAAGAATCTGGCGCTCCGACGATCAGTGCCGCCGCGGCGCCCGGCCAACAGCTTTCTTCGGCCGCTCCGCACACAGCGGCCACAACGGCGGGCAGCGCCTTCGCAGACGGCGGGGGTAATCGTTCGTCTACCGAAAGCGGCGGGTTTGCCATTCTCACGCAGCAGCGCGCGGCGGCCCTATTTGGTCGGCAAGTCGTGCTTCAATTCAGCATTGTCGATACGGGCATTGGCATTCCGGAAGAAAAGCAGCGATTGGTGTTCGAGGCATTCGAGCAGGCAGATTCTTCCACCACGCGCCGTTACGGCGGCACCGGGTTGGGCCTAACCATTTCCAGCAAAATTGTCGAGCTGCTGGGGGGCCGATTGTGGTTGGAAAGCACGGCAGGCGCCGGCAGCACGTTCCACTTCACGGCCCGGTTTGGACTGCCGGCGGAAGTTCTCGACGACGAACCCCACGATCAGCCCTGGCAGGAATTGCGCGATTTGCGAGTGCTAATTGTCGACGATAACGCCACGCATCGCGGAATTCTTAACGAAATTATGCATAGCTGGGGCATCGCTGCCACCAGCGTGGCCAGTGCCGATGCCGCCGTGGCGGAATTGCGTGGCGGAATTGCCGCGGGCCGGCCGTTTCAGCTCGTGTTGGTCGATGCCGCCATGCCCGGCCATGATGGCTTTTGGCTGGCCGAGCAAATCGGCAGCGACACCAACCTGCGCGCCACTACCATTATGATGCTCAGCGCGATGCGCCGACCGGACGATTCGGAACGCTGCCGGCGCTTGGGAATTCAAGCCTATTTGGCCAAGCCTATTAAGCCTTCCGAACTGCTCGATGCCATGATGGCGGCGCTGGGGCCGCTGGTAGAACATGAAACGCATGCGGAGGCCATGCCGCACGAAGCCGCCCTTCCCCAGCGGTCGCTCCATGTGCTGCTGGCGGAAGATAGCCCGGTAAATCAACGTGTGGCCATGGCGATGCTGGAAAAAGGGGGCCACCGTGTGACCGTCGCTTCCAATGGCCGGCAAGCCATTGCAATTTTCAAAAAGCAGCCGTTCAACTTAGTGTTAATGGATGTGCAAATGCCCGAGATGGACGGTTTGGAAGCCACGCGTGCCATTCGAGAATACGAACAATCGGCGGGAGGGCACGTGCCGATTGTGGCTCTTACGGCCCATGCGATGAAGGGAGACCGCGATCGCTGCCTGTCGTCGGGCATGGATGCCTACGTGACCAAGCCCATTCGTTCCAAGGAACTAATGCGCGTGATTCATTCGGTCGTTTCAGCCACGGCCGGCGGGCCGCCGCCGTCGGAAGAAAAGTTGCCGGAGACGCCGGCCGGCAACGGTTCGCCCGGCAGCAGCAACAACGGCATCAATTGGCGGCAGGCGCTGGAATCGCTGGACGGCAATCGGCAGCTTTTAGGTGAACTGATCGATATCTTCCGGGAAGAGTGTCCGAAGTTACGCGGTGAAATTGGAACCGCAATTGACGCCGGCGATTTACCCGGTCTGCGGCGAGCGGCACATACCTTGAAAGGAGCCCTGGGGCACTTGGCGGCCGGAAGTGCGCAGCAGTTGGCCCAGCAAGTGGAAGATTTGGCGCGGGGGCAAAATCTGCAGGGGGCAATTATTCTCTGGCCCCGGCTCCAGGCCGAGCTGGATCAACTAACCCCGGCATTGGCGGAATTTGCCAAGCAGCCGTGCTAA